The region ACCATAAGTAAATTTCGGTTGTGGATTTCCGATATAAGTTAAATCCTTCTCATCAATCAAACCGTCTTTGTTTTGATCTACGTATTCAACGTCACCTAGCTGACTTTTTACTGCTTTATTTCCCGTAAAAGGAATTGGCGCATTGGCTAATTGTTCATTAGTTCTGATAATTCCAACCGCCTGATATCCGTAAAACTGACCAACCGGCTGACCCACTACTGTTTTAGTAACTGCTTTAGTAGTATAATCATTAAGCATTACATCTTTTGTTAAGTCAAAATTATCCTGTAAGCTCATCAATTTATTTTTGTTTGTAGAGAAAATCACTTTTGAATTCCATGAAAAATCTTTCCCAAACTTATTATTGTAATCCAAAGTCATTTCAAAACCTTGATTTCTTAAGCTTCCTAAATTTACACTTGGAGCTCCTAAACCTCCCTGATAAGCATCTGTACCTGTAACATAATAAGGCAATGGCAAGACAAATAAAAATCCTGCTGACTGTTTTCTATACACATCAAATGTTGCCTGAAGTTTTGAATTAAAAAGTGTAAAATCTAAACCTAAGTTAGTTTGTTCAGAAGTTTCCCAGGTTAAATCAGGATTCGCAATATTATTAACGGTAAAGAAATTACCCATTGCCGATTTTATGGCACGAACTGTACTCATATAACCTCCACCACCAATGTTTTGATTTCCGGTCTCACCGTAACCTCCTCTAATTTTGATGTTATCAATATATTCTTTAGTTCCTTCCATAAAATTTTCGTTTGAAAGTTTCCAATAACCTGAAACGGAAGGAAAATAACCCCATTTTTGACCTGGCCCAAAATTAGAACTTCCATCTGCTCTCATCGTTGCCTGTAATCCATAACGATTATTATAATCATAATTAAAAGTTCCAAAGAAAGAATAAAAAGCAGAACTTCCTTTGTATTCTGAAGCCACAATTGTGTCAGGATCACCCAAACTAATAGAATGAATATCATTACTCAACAACCCGGAAACGGTTTGCGAGTTTCCGAACCAATGACTATCGTTAGCCTCCTGAGCTCCTAAAATGTTAAAATGGTGATTACCTGCATCAACCTTATATGTTATAACATTTTTAATGTTAAGTTGATACCAATTGTTCGCTCTCTCTGTCAACTGATTGGTTTCTCTAACTGCTGCCCCCCACTTGTAAGTAGGCTGAAAGCCTTCAAAATTATCAATATTAGTAGAGCCTCCAAGGTCAAATCTATATTCAAGTCCTTTTGCAAGTCTAAAACTAGCATAAAAATTCCCTATAAAACTCTTCTTAATCAATTTATTAGTATTCATCAAAGCCGAAGCCACAGGATTAATCCAAACTCCTATAGAACCGTCAGCAGGTGGACCAGCATAATTTCCGTTGGTATCTTTTACTGCCACATCAGGAGTAGACAATATAGAAGTACTAATGATACCGTTACTTGCACCATTAATTGTAATATCTTCATTTGTTATACCAGTCCCAAGAGAAACACCAACCGTAAGCCAATCTTTTATCTTGCTGTCAACGTTCGTTTTAAAACTATATCTTTTAAAACCAGAACCAATAACTATACCTTCCTGATTGGTATAACCACCTGAAATATAATAGTTAGTACCCTCTTTTGCGCCTGAAAATGAAATCTGATGATTATTCATTATCGCCGTTTTATAAATCTCATCCTGCCAATTCGTCCCTTTACCCAAAACAGACGGAACAGCAAATTCATCTCTTGGAGCCACACCATAAACAGCGGCTAAAGCATTTTGTTGCGCTGCATACTGACTTAGAGTCATTGTATCTAATAAACGAGTTACATTTTGAACAGAGAAATAAGAATCATACGCGATTTTTCCTGTTCCTTTTTTACCTCTTTTTGTAGTAATAATTACAACCCCATTCGACGCTCTGGAACCATAAATAGCAGTTGCAGAAGCATCTTTCAAAATATCCAGTGTTTCGATATCGTTAGGATTTAAGAAAGAAATAGGACTAGAAGTTACATTTCCTGTATTCGTTCCTAAATACCCTGTAACAATTGAACCTCCCGTAGCAGTATTAGCAGCATCTCCGGAAATAGGAATACCATCTACAATATATAATGGTTCATTAGTTCCTGAAATAGAAGTAGTTCCACGTATCTTAACTGACACACTACCTCCCGGTTGTCCAGAATTATTCGTCACTGTCACCCCTGCAGCACGCCCTTGTAATAATTGATCTACAGACACTTGTGGAGAATCTGCAAAATCTTTTGAAGTAACCGTAGAAATAGCTCCTGTTAAATCCTTTCTCTTAACACTTCTATATCCAACGTTTACCAAAACTTCACGTAAATCTTCTGCGCTAAGTTTTAAAGTTACGTTGATAGTTCCTCCGTTTTTTACGTTAACTGTTTGTGTAACGTAGCCAATAAATGATACAGAAATTGTAGAATTTGCCGGTGCTTCTATAGAATATTTCCCATCAAAATCTGTTGAAGCTGTCTTTTTTGTACCCGTAATTACAATGTTAGCACCAGGAATAGATAATCCTTTGTCATCCGACACTGTTCCGGAAACCTTTACCTGAGCCGTAATAAAATTACTTGTCAGTAGCAAAAATAATATCAAAGGAGCAGCTCTGTGGTTAGCCTTCCAATGAATGAGGTTAGTCATTAATTTTTTCATAATAAATGTTTGGTTAGTTTAAATTTGTTGATTGCCAATTTAAGAGATAAAAAGCAGGGTGTATTTTTTTCTCCTAAAATTATTTAACAAATCTATAACAGACTGAATTATCAAATCGATAATATTATATCATTTAATGATAATATTTTTACTTTAAGCGTTTAAAAAAACACATATCAAAATAAAACACATTAAAAATTACATTATTCTCAATAACAATCCTTTAAAAATCCCAAACAATACATAAAAAACAACAAAAACTCAAAAATCAAACGTTTTCGTTAAAAATAATATTTATTGTTGACAAAAAAGTATCACTATAAGATACGTTTCAAGCCGGAAAAATCTTCTCTATACTGACTAGGTGTACAATTTTTTGTTGCCTTAAAACTGCGATTGAAGTTCGCAATATTATTAAAACCTGATTTAAATGCCACTTCAGAAACACTCATGTCTTTTTCTACCAGCCAGCGTGCAGCATAACCAATCCGGATATCATTTATATAATTGACAAAAGTTTTTCCGGTGCGTTTTTTAATAAATCGGTTAAAAGAAATAATAGACATGCTAGCTACATTTGCTACATCTTCCAAAGTTATTTTTTCCGCAAAATGTTTCTGCACATATTCGTAAACCAATTTCATTTTATCATAATCATCAAAAGTATCATAGTCTACAGTATAAGTAGATAACAAACGCTGATTTCTGGAATTAGCAAGATCATACAATAAAGAAGTAATTTCCAGAAAATAATCCATCCCATCAAGTTTTGAGAGCCTCACAAGCCTTGGTGTTAATTCTTCTGCTGTTTTTTTTGAAAAAAGAATACCATGAATAGACCGATTAAACATATCCCGAATCGGATTCATAATACGTCTGGACAATAAAGATTCATGAAATAAATCGTTATGAAACTGAATTGTTATTTCGTGAATTTTTTTGCTGGTACATTTATTCAGTTCCCAGCCGTGGTATAAATTTGGACCAATTAAAACCAACTCGACATTATCTATTTCTTCAATATTATCTCCCACAACTCTCTTCACTCCTTTTCCGTTTAAGATAAAATTAATCTCAAATTCAGGATGGTAATGCACAGGAAAATCAAAGCTATCTTTTACACGATCGAAAACCAAAAAACTATCACCAGCTGAAAGGGGTGCAATTTCTCTATAAAAATTTTTTGTAGTACTCATCTTAAAAACTATTTTCAGGAAAGCAATATTTGACTTTTTTGACTGCAATAATATGATATATAATTGATAAAATAATATTAATTAGACGATATTCATCCAATTATCTTTGAAAAAACAAATTATCGATTCTTTAAAAAGAGCTTTAATAATAAACATTAATCATTTTTAATTGAATATCTTTTTATAGTTTTAATAATTTTTGAGATAGATCGCTAAAGATTTTTTCAACAAAATACTTATTGTATTTGGCAAACATAAATCATTGTATCTTTAGCATTTAACTCCGTTAACAATCAACAATCCGACAATGAAAAAACATTTTATCATGCTTCTGACTGCTGTTTTAATTGGCACTTCTTGCGAATCGCAAAAAAACAGCAGTAATACAATTTTGTCACTTTCAGATAAAAAAGCTTCTTCGGAAACTAAAACACTTTATCAAAACCTAAATACATTATCTCAAAAAGGTTTTCTGTTTGGACATCAGGATGATCTTGCTTATGGTGTAAAATGGAAATATGAAGATGGACGAAGTGATATAAAAGATGTTGTTGGAGACTATCCTGCTGTTTACGGCTGGGATATCGCAGGTTTAGAAAAAGACAATCCAAATAATATAGATGGTGTTCCATTTGCTAAAATGAAACAATATATTGTCGAAGCAAATGCAAGAGGCGGAATTTCAACTATAAGTTGGCATTTTGATAATCCTGCAACAGGGAAAGATGCCTGGAACAATGTTCCTAATTCCCTAAAAACAATCCTTCCCGGCGAGAAAAATCATAAAAAATTTACTTCCTGGCTAGACAAAGCAGCCGTTTTCTTTTTGTCTTTAAAAGATAAAAATGGAAAAAATATTCCTATTCTCTTCAGACCTTTTCATGAACTTACAGGTGGATGGTTTTGGTGGGGAAAAGGAAACTGTACTCCCGAAGAATTCAAAACAGCCTGGAAATTTACCTTTGATTATTTAAAAAATAAAGGAGTTCACAATCTGATTTATGTTTACAACACAGGAGGTTTTGCCAGTGAAGCCGATTTCTTAGCGAACTATCCCGGAGATGATTATGCCGACATTTTAAGTTTTGACAGTTATCAAAATGGTAACGATAAAAATGGAGAACGGTTTATAAATGAAGTTCAAAAACAATTTAAAATCCTCAATGAAATCTCCATTCAAAAAAACAAACCTATGGCATTGGCCGAAGCTGGTTATGAAGCAGTTCCGGATCCTAAATGGTGGACAGGAACTCTCCTAAAAGCAATTGGAGATTATAAAATTTCTTATGTCCTGTTATGGAGAAATCATGGCTGGCAGGAAAAAGAACAAAAAATGCATTATTATGCTCCATTTTCCGGACAAGTAAGCGAGAAAGATTTTGTCGATTTTTATAACCTTGATCAGACTATCTTTGAAAAAGACATTCCAAAAAAATTAAAATAACTGCCCTAAAAACAAATTAAAACCTTAAAAAATAACCAATGCACGACAAAATTAGTTTAAAAGAAAAAATCGGTTACGGTCTTGGAGACGCTGCTTCATCTATGTTCTGGAAAATTTTCAGCATGTATTTATTGTTTTTCTATACCGATGTTTTCGGATTGGCACCTGCTGTAGTTGGAACGATGTTTCTAATTACCCGAATATGGGATTCCTGTTTTGATCCAATTGTTGGAATTCTGGCTGACAGAACCAAAAGCAAGTGGGGAAAATTCAGACCGTATCTTCTTTGGGTTGCCATACCTTTTGCCGTGATTGGAGTTTTAACTTTTTACACACCGGATTTTGACGAAAAAGGTAAAATCATTTATGCCTACGTTACCTATTCATTAATGATGATGATTTATTCTTTAATCAATGTACCTTACGCATCGCTTTTGGGCGTAA is a window of Flavobacterium crocinum DNA encoding:
- a CDS encoding glycoside hydrolase family 26 protein — its product is MKKHFIMLLTAVLIGTSCESQKNSSNTILSLSDKKASSETKTLYQNLNTLSQKGFLFGHQDDLAYGVKWKYEDGRSDIKDVVGDYPAVYGWDIAGLEKDNPNNIDGVPFAKMKQYIVEANARGGISTISWHFDNPATGKDAWNNVPNSLKTILPGEKNHKKFTSWLDKAAVFFLSLKDKNGKNIPILFRPFHELTGGWFWWGKGNCTPEEFKTAWKFTFDYLKNKGVHNLIYVYNTGGFASEADFLANYPGDDYADILSFDSYQNGNDKNGERFINEVQKQFKILNEISIQKNKPMALAEAGYEAVPDPKWWTGTLLKAIGDYKISYVLLWRNHGWQEKEQKMHYYAPFSGQVSEKDFVDFYNLDQTIFEKDIPKKLK
- a CDS encoding AraC family transcriptional regulator gives rise to the protein MSTTKNFYREIAPLSAGDSFLVFDRVKDSFDFPVHYHPEFEINFILNGKGVKRVVGDNIEEIDNVELVLIGPNLYHGWELNKCTSKKIHEITIQFHNDLFHESLLSRRIMNPIRDMFNRSIHGILFSKKTAEELTPRLVRLSKLDGMDYFLEITSLLYDLANSRNQRLLSTYTVDYDTFDDYDKMKLVYEYVQKHFAEKITLEDVANVASMSIISFNRFIKKRTGKTFVNYINDIRIGYAARWLVEKDMSVSEVAFKSGFNNIANFNRSFKATKNCTPSQYREDFSGLKRIL
- a CDS encoding SusC/RagA family TonB-linked outer membrane protein — its product is MKKLMTNLIHWKANHRAAPLILFLLLTSNFITAQVKVSGTVSDDKGLSIPGANIVITGTKKTASTDFDGKYSIEAPANSTISVSFIGYVTQTVNVKNGGTINVTLKLSAEDLREVLVNVGYRSVKRKDLTGAISTVTSKDFADSPQVSVDQLLQGRAAGVTVTNNSGQPGGSVSVKIRGTTSISGTNEPLYIVDGIPISGDAANTATGGSIVTGYLGTNTGNVTSSPISFLNPNDIETLDILKDASATAIYGSRASNGVVIITTKRGKKGTGKIAYDSYFSVQNVTRLLDTMTLSQYAAQQNALAAVYGVAPRDEFAVPSVLGKGTNWQDEIYKTAIMNNHQISFSGAKEGTNYYISGGYTNQEGIVIGSGFKRYSFKTNVDSKIKDWLTVGVSLGTGITNEDITINGASNGIISTSILSTPDVAVKDTNGNYAGPPADGSIGVWINPVASALMNTNKLIKKSFIGNFYASFRLAKGLEYRFDLGGSTNIDNFEGFQPTYKWGAAVRETNQLTERANNWYQLNIKNVITYKVDAGNHHFNILGAQEANDSHWFGNSQTVSGLLSNDIHSISLGDPDTIVASEYKGSSAFYSFFGTFNYDYNNRYGLQATMRADGSSNFGPGQKWGYFPSVSGYWKLSNENFMEGTKEYIDNIKIRGGYGETGNQNIGGGGYMSTVRAIKSAMGNFFTVNNIANPDLTWETSEQTNLGLDFTLFNSKLQATFDVYRKQSAGFLFVLPLPYYVTGTDAYQGGLGAPSVNLGSLRNQGFEMTLDYNNKFGKDFSWNSKVIFSTNKNKLMSLQDNFDLTKDVMLNDYTTKAVTKTVVGQPVGQFYGYQAVGIIRTNEQLANAPIPFTGNKAVKSQLGDVEYVDQNKDGLIDEKDLTYIGNPQPKFTYGFNNTFTYKNVDLGVFLQGSYGNKVMNLTRRAGTKNQRLYENQLAEAADFWTPENTDAKYPRPDGGDGHPNIAISDRYVEDGSFLRIQQVTLGYNMPSDVISKASISKLRFYFGIQNLYTFTKYTGYDPEVGSYNQDPLLSGIDSGRYPTNRSFTFGMNLEF